One genomic region from Zalophus californianus isolate mZalCal1 chromosome 2, mZalCal1.pri.v2, whole genome shotgun sequence encodes:
- the LOC118356728 gene encoding arylamine N-acetyltransferase 1-like has translation MDIKAYFERIGYKNSRKKLDLETLTDILQHQIRTIPFENLDIHCGEAMELGLEPIFDQVVRKNRGGWCLQVNHLLYWALTTIGFETTMLGGYVYSTPASKYSKAMIHLLLKVTTDGRNYIVDAGFGRSYQMWQPLELISGKDQPQVPCIFHLTEDKGIWYLDQIRRDQYIPNQEFLNSDLLEKNKYRKIYSFTLEPRTIEDFESVNTYLQMSPTSVFTNKSFCSLQTSEGVHCLVGCTLTYRKFNFKDNMDLIVFKILNEEEVEKGLKNIFNISLERKLVPKHGDQFFTI, from the coding sequence ATGGACATCAAAGCATATTTTGAAAGAATCGGTTATAAGAACTCTAGGAAGAAATTGGACTTGGAAACATTAACTGATATTCTTCAGCACCAAATCCGAACCATTCCCTTTGAGAACCTTGACATCCATTGTGGGGAAGCCATGGAATTGGGCTTGGAGCCCATTTTTGATCAAGTTGTAAGGAAGAACCGTGGTGGGTGGTGTCTCCAGGTCAATCATCTTCTGTACTGGGCTCTGACCACAATCGGTTTTGAGACCACAATGTTAGGAGGGTATGTTTACAGTACTCCAGCCAGCAAATATAGCAAGGCTATGATTCACCTTCTGCTGAAAGTGACTACTGATGGCAGGAATTACATAGTAGATGCTGGGTTTGGACGCTCTTACCAGATGTGGCAGCCTCTGGAGTTAATTTCTGGGAAGGATCAGCCTCAGGTGCCTTGCATCTTCCACTTGACAGAAGACAAAGGAATCTGGTACTTGGaccaaatcagaagagaccagtACATTCCAAACCAAGAGTTTCTTAATTCTGATCTCctagaaaagaataaataccGAAAAATATACTCCTTTACTCTTGAACCTCGAACAATTGAAGATTTTGAGTCTGTGAATACATACCTTCAGATGTCTCCAACATCTGTGTTTACAAACAAGTCATTCTGTTCCTTGCAGACCTCTGAAGGGGTTCACTGTTTAGTGGGCTGCACCCTTACCTATAGGAAATTCAATTTTAAGGACAATATGGATTTGATAGTGTTTAAAATACTGAatgaggaagaagtagaaaaaggactgaaaaatatatttaatatttccttgGAGAGAAAGCTTGTGCCCAAACATGGTGATCAATTTTTTACCATTTAG